One Nostoc sp. CENA543 genomic window, CATTCTTTGAGTTGATGAGCTTCATTTTTGGTAGTGTAACCTAAAACTTTCATCCCAGCAGCAATCCCCGCGCGTACACCTAAAATACTATCTTCCACAACAGTACAAAATTGAGCTTGAACTCCCATATTTTTAGCTGCATATAAAAATAAGTCGGGTGCAGGTTTCCAACTACCAATTTCATAGGAACTAAAAATACATCCTGCAAATCTTGGTAATAAATTAGTGACACGCAATGCCAACTGAATTTTTTCAATTGGCCCACTGGATGCAACGCAAATTGGTAAATTAATTTGGTCTAAAGCTGTTTCTATTCCTTGTACTGGAAGTAGTTCGCTCTCAAATGCCTGAGCAGTAAAGGTACGAAGTTGAGTGACAAAATCTGGCGGCATTTTTCTCCCCAATCTTCGCTCAATCACAGTAACACAATCAGCCATTTTGCCGCCTTTAAATAACCGAATAGCTTCTTCCAGTGACAGTTTTAAGCCAAACTCGGCGACAAATTCCACAAGCACACGATTACCTAATGTCTCACTGTCTACTAATACTCCATCACAATCGAAAATAACCAGTTTTGTTTGTGCTTGCATGATTTTATTGGTTGTATTTGCTATCTATGAAATAGTATGCCTCTGGGTTTGAGCGCAGATTCAATTGCGGCGCATCTTGCTAAACTCCAGATGGTGGCTTGGTTGGCTGTAACTACGGGAATATTTAAATCAGC contains:
- a CDS encoding HAD-IA family hydrolase translates to MQAQTKLVIFDCDGVLVDSETLGNRVLVEFVAEFGLKLSLEEAIRLFKGGKMADCVTVIERRLGRKMPPDFVTQLRTFTAQAFESELLPVQGIETALDQINLPICVASSGPIEKIQLALRVTNLLPRFAGCIFSSYEIGSWKPAPDLFLYAAKNMGVQAQFCTVVEDSILGVRAGIAAGMKVLGYTTKNEAHQLKECGADVFYSMYQLPNLI